From a single Microbacterium terrisoli genomic region:
- a CDS encoding ArsR/SmtB family transcription factor, which translates to MPLSPNERPLYEVKANLFKGLAHPLRIRILELLSASPEVSVAVLQEETGLANPHLSQHLAVLRRHRLVVSERRASHVFYRLADGRTAQLLAVARALLLGILEADGALLDEARGLPDVAGSAG; encoded by the coding sequence ATGCCACTATCTCCGAACGAACGCCCGCTGTACGAAGTGAAGGCGAATCTGTTCAAGGGGCTCGCGCACCCGCTGCGCATCCGCATCCTCGAGCTGCTCTCGGCGTCGCCCGAAGTCTCCGTCGCCGTCCTGCAGGAGGAGACAGGTCTGGCCAACCCGCACCTGTCGCAGCATCTCGCCGTCCTGCGCCGTCACCGGCTCGTCGTCTCGGAACGGCGCGCAAGCCACGTCTTCTACCGGCTCGCCGATGGGCGCACCGCGCAACTGCTCGCCGTCGCCCGCGCCCTGCTGCTGGGGATCCTCGAGGCCGACGGGGCGCTCCTCGACGAGGCCCGCGGCCTGCCGGACGTCGCCGGATCCGCAGGATGA